In a genomic window of Vigna angularis cultivar LongXiaoDou No.4 chromosome 6, ASM1680809v1, whole genome shotgun sequence:
- the LOC108343075 gene encoding histone H4, with the protein MSGRGKGGKGLGKGGAKRHRKVLRDNIQGITKPAIRRLARRGGVKRISGLIYEETRGVLKIFLENVIRDAVTYTEHARRKTVTAMDVVYALKRQGRTLYGFGG; encoded by the coding sequence ATGTCAGGCCGAGGAAAAGGAGGCAAGGGATTGGGGAAGGGAGGTGCCAAGAGGCACAGAAAGGTGCTCCGAGATAACATTCAGGGCATTACCAAACCTGCCATTCGTAGATTGGCCAGAAGAGGTGGCGTGAAAAGAATCAGCGGTTTGATATACGAAGAAACTAGAGGAGTGCTGAAGATATTCTTGGAGAATGTAATTCGTGATGCTGTAACTTACACCGAGCATGCTAGGAGGAAGACTGTCACTGCAATGGATGTTGTTTATGCCTTGAAGCGACAGGGAAGGACTCTCTATGGTTTCGGAGGCTGA
- the LOC108343074 gene encoding histone H4 yields MSGRGKGGKGLGKGGAKRHRKVLRDNIQGITKPAIRRLARRGGVKRISGLIYEETRGVLKIFLENVIRDAVTYTEHARRKTVTAMDVVYALKRQGRTLYGFGG; encoded by the coding sequence ATGTCAGGTCGTGGAAAAGGTGGAAAAGGTTTGGGAAAGGGAGGCGCTAAGAGGCACAGGAAAGTGCTTCGGGATAACATTCAGGGCATAACCAAGCCTGCAATTCGTAGATTGGCAAGAAGAGGTGGCGTTAAGAGGATCAGCGGTTTGATTTATGAGGAAACTAGAGGTGTTCTCAAAATTTTCTTGGAGAATGTGATTCGTGATGCTGTTACCTACACCGAGCATGCTAGGAGGAAAACGGTTACTGCTATGGATGTTGTTTACGCCCTCAAACGACAGGGAAGGACTCTCTACGGTTTCGGAGGCTGA